The following proteins come from a genomic window of Musa acuminata AAA Group cultivar baxijiao chromosome BXJ1-7, Cavendish_Baxijiao_AAA, whole genome shotgun sequence:
- the LOC135680033 gene encoding anthranilate O-methyltransferase 3-like isoform X2 produces MYRRTPLPERMVVVDLGCSWGPNTFLVVSEVLGIVGDLCRRLEQKPPEIQFFLNDLPGNDFNNVFRSLERYEKKMEEEKGDLLVPHYVVGVPGSFYGRLFPCNTVHLFHSSYCLMWLSQVPQGLESEKGVPLNKGNIYIAENSPPQVVKAYQEQHRKDFSTFLKSRYVELSIGGGMVLTFLGRKSKHPATDELSYLCGFIAEALNAMVSQGIISEDKVDTFNLPIYGASMQEVKSVIEEEGSFDVEKAESFESSWDPFDDSDNVLDGKNVASTLQAVMEPLISHHFGDATPHALFSLVADNITARHLLKDKCNYTELVFALRRKA; encoded by the exons ATGTACAGGAGGACGCCGCTCCCCGAGAGGATGGTCGTCGTCGACCTCGGTTGTTCGTGGGGTCCGAACACCTTTCTTGTGGTCTCTGAGGTGCTTGGCATCGTCGGTGACCTATGTCGAAGGCTGGAGCAGAAGCCACCGGAGATCCAGTTCTTCTTGAACGACCTCCCGGGAAATGACTTCAATAATGTCTTCCGGTCTTTGGAAAGATATgagaagaagatggaggaggagaagggggaccTGCTCGTGCCTCATTACGTTGTGGGCGTTCCCGGTTCCTTCTACGGGAGGCTTTTCCCGTGTAACACTGTGCACTTATTCCACTCTTCCTACTGTCTCATGTGGCTCTCTCAG GTTCCACAAGGTCTCGAGAGTGAGAAGGGTGTTCCGCTGAACAAGGGCAACATCTATATTGCGGAGAACAGTCCACCCCAAGTCGTGAAAGCATACCAAGAACAACACCGGAAGGACTTCTCCACGTTTCTCAAATCCCGTTACGTAGAACTAAGCATCGGAGGAGGAATGGTATTAACATTCCTAGGAAGAAAAAGCAAACACCCAGCCACTGACGAGCTAAGCTATCTTTGTGGATTTATAGCAGAGGCCCTTAACGCAATGGTCTCACAG GGAATCATATCAGAAGACAAAGTGGACACCTTCAATTTGCCAATTTATGGAGCTTCGATGCAGGAAGTGAAGTCAGTGATAGAGGAGGAAGGTTCATTTGATGTAGAGAAAGCGGAGAGCTTCGAGTCCAGTTGGGATCCGTTTGACGACTCCGACAATGTACTCGATGGGAAGAATGTGGCAAGCACTTTACAGGCAGTGATGGAGCCCTTGATTTCACATCATTTTGGGGATGCCACACCCCATGCATTATTCTCACTAGTCGCCGATAATATTACTGCAAGGCACCTCCTAAAAGACAAATGCAACTACACCGAGTtagtctttgccttgaggaggaAAGCTTGA
- the LOC135680033 gene encoding anthranilate O-methyltransferase 3-like isoform X1 has product MVPLPKAQRLQQVIRKIRGVDMVIKEERVLHMVGGGGETSYAANSRHQEKAIYRTKPILETAIAEMYRRTPLPERMVVVDLGCSWGPNTFLVVSEVLGIVGDLCRRLEQKPPEIQFFLNDLPGNDFNNVFRSLERYEKKMEEEKGDLLVPHYVVGVPGSFYGRLFPCNTVHLFHSSYCLMWLSQVPQGLESEKGVPLNKGNIYIAENSPPQVVKAYQEQHRKDFSTFLKSRYVELSIGGGMVLTFLGRKSKHPATDELSYLCGFIAEALNAMVSQGIISEDKVDTFNLPIYGASMQEVKSVIEEEGSFDVEKAESFESSWDPFDDSDNVLDGKNVASTLQAVMEPLISHHFGDATPHALFSLVADNITARHLLKDKCNYTELVFALRRKA; this is encoded by the exons ATGGTTCCGCTGCCTAAAGCTCAGCGCTTACAACAAGTTATTAGAAAGATAAGGGGTGTAGATATGGTCATTAAGGAAGAGCGAGTCCTTCACATGGTTGGAGGAGGTGGGGAAACCAGCTACGCCGCTAATTCCAGACATCAA GAGAAAGCGATTTATCGAACAAAGCCCATATTGGAGACCGCCATAGCAGAGATGTACAGGAGGACGCCGCTCCCCGAGAGGATGGTCGTCGTCGACCTCGGTTGTTCGTGGGGTCCGAACACCTTTCTTGTGGTCTCTGAGGTGCTTGGCATCGTCGGTGACCTATGTCGAAGGCTGGAGCAGAAGCCACCGGAGATCCAGTTCTTCTTGAACGACCTCCCGGGAAATGACTTCAATAATGTCTTCCGGTCTTTGGAAAGATATgagaagaagatggaggaggagaagggggaccTGCTCGTGCCTCATTACGTTGTGGGCGTTCCCGGTTCCTTCTACGGGAGGCTTTTCCCGTGTAACACTGTGCACTTATTCCACTCTTCCTACTGTCTCATGTGGCTCTCTCAG GTTCCACAAGGTCTCGAGAGTGAGAAGGGTGTTCCGCTGAACAAGGGCAACATCTATATTGCGGAGAACAGTCCACCCCAAGTCGTGAAAGCATACCAAGAACAACACCGGAAGGACTTCTCCACGTTTCTCAAATCCCGTTACGTAGAACTAAGCATCGGAGGAGGAATGGTATTAACATTCCTAGGAAGAAAAAGCAAACACCCAGCCACTGACGAGCTAAGCTATCTTTGTGGATTTATAGCAGAGGCCCTTAACGCAATGGTCTCACAG GGAATCATATCAGAAGACAAAGTGGACACCTTCAATTTGCCAATTTATGGAGCTTCGATGCAGGAAGTGAAGTCAGTGATAGAGGAGGAAGGTTCATTTGATGTAGAGAAAGCGGAGAGCTTCGAGTCCAGTTGGGATCCGTTTGACGACTCCGACAATGTACTCGATGGGAAGAATGTGGCAAGCACTTTACAGGCAGTGATGGAGCCCTTGATTTCACATCATTTTGGGGATGCCACACCCCATGCATTATTCTCACTAGTCGCCGATAATATTACTGCAAGGCACCTCCTAAAAGACAAATGCAACTACACCGAGTtagtctttgccttgaggaggaAAGCTTGA
- the LOC135679261 gene encoding rho GDP-dissociation inhibitor 1-like encodes MSLVTGALSSSKMLGLEDSGEIAEKGAILMGKEGEEEQKRVNGHDSEEAGEEERLNRQMSEMSLYGTEEEEEDEEGKGAKGIELGPRVSLKTEIEKDKDDDSLRRWKEQLLGSVDLNSVGENLEPEVKILSLSILSPGRPDIVLPLPVVPNSKGVWFTLKEGSHYRLKFAFAVSNNIVSGLRYTNTVWKTGVKVERTKEMLGTFSPQPEPYTYETPEETTPSGLFARGSYSARTKFVDDDGKCYLEINYSFDIRREWPSTG; translated from the exons ATGTCGTTGGTCACGGGAGCTCTCTCCAGCTCTAAGATGTTGGGTTTGGAGGACAGCGGAGAGATTGCTGAGAAAGGAGCGATCTTGATGGGGAAGGAGGGAGAAGAGGAGCAGAAGAGGGTAAACGGCCATGACAGTGAGGAAGCCGGAGAGGAGGAGAGGCTCAACAGGCAGATGAGCGAGATGTCTCTTTATGgaactgaggaggaggaggaggatgaagagGGGAAAGGTGCCAAAGGGATCGAGTTGGGTCCTCGGGTCAGCCTCAAGACCGAGATAGAGAAGGACAAG GACGACGACAGCCTGAGGAGGTGGAAGGAGCAGCTTTTGGGAAGCGTCGATTTGAATTCTGTGGGAG AAAACTTGGAGCCAGAAGTTAAGATCCTGAGCCTTTCCATCCTTTCTCCCGGTCGACCTGACATTGTCCTGCCACTTCCTGTTGTCCCTAATTCCAAAGGTGTGTGGTTTACTCTGAAGGAAGGTAGCCATTACAGACTCAAATTCGCCTTCGCCGTCAGCAACAACATTGTCTCTGGCTTGAGATACACAAACACAGTTTGGAAGACTGGTGTTAAGG TGGAAAGAACAAAAGAAATGCTTGGTACCTTCAGTCCTCAGCCGGAGCCTTACACATATGAGACTCCAGAAGAGACAACCCCATCTGGTCTCTTTGCCAGAGGATCATATTCTGCAAGAACTAAG TTTGTCGATGATGATGGCAAGTGCTACTTGGAGATCAATTACAGCTTTGACATACGTAGGGAATGGCCATCAACTGGATGA
- the LOC103992375 gene encoding serine--glyoxylate aminotransferase, producing MDFFYAPGRNHLFVPGPVNIPEPVIRAMNRNNEDYRSPAVPALTKTLLEDVKKIFKTTSGTPFLIPTTGTGAWESALTNTLSPGDKIVSFLIGQFSLLWIDQQQRLNFNVDVIESEWGRGADLDALASKLAADWSHSIKAVCIVHNETATGVTNNLATVRKLLDEHNHPALVLVDGVSSICAIDFRMDEWGVDVALTGSQKALSMPTGMGIVCASPKALEAAKSAKSVRVFFDWNDYLKFYKMGTYWPYTPSIQLLYGFRAALDLLFEEGLDNVIARHSRLGKATRLAVEAWGLKNCTQKEEWFSDTVTAVVVPHHINSSDIVKRAWARYNLSLGLGLNKVAGKVFRIGHLGNLNDLQLLGCLSGVEMVLRDVGYPVKLGSGVAAAAAYLQNTIPMISSRI from the exons ATGGACTTCTTCTATGCACCTGGGAGGAACCATCTCTTTGTTCCAGGGCCTGTCAATATCCCCGAGCCAGTGATAAGGGCAATGAATAGGAACAATGAGGACTATCGCTCCCCTGCTGTGCCTGCACTAACAAAGACACTTCTTGAGGACGTTAAGAAGATCTTCAAGACGACAAGTGGTACCCCCTTCTTGATACCAACAACAG GTACTGGGGCTTGGGAAAGTGCACTGACAAATACACTATCACCTGGTGATAAGATCGTGTCTTTTCTCATCGGTCAATTTAGTCTTCTCTGGATTGATCAACAACAACGCCTCAACTTCAATGTCGATGTAATAGAAAGTGAGTGGGGACGAGGTGCCGATCTTGATGCATTGGCATCTAAACTAGCAGCTGATTGGTCTCATTCAATCAAGGCTGTTTGCATTGTTCACAATGAGACAGCAACTGGAGTCACCAATAATCTGGCAACTGTGAGGAAACTGCTCG ATGAGCACAATCATCCTGCATTAGTACTTGTGGATGGAGTTTCATCTATATGTGCTATTGACTTCCGCATGGATGAATGGGGAGTTGATGTTGCTTTGACAGGATCACAAAAAGCTCTTTCGATGCCTACTGGCATGGGAATTGTATGTGCTAGTCCTAAAGCACTTGAAGCTGCTAAGTCAGCCAAATCAGTAAGGGTTTTCTTTGACTGGAATGACTACTTGAAGTTCTATAAAATGGGAACTTATTGGCCCTACACACCTTCCATCCAACTGCTGTATGGGTTCAGAGCTGCTTTGGATCTTTTATTTGAGGAAGGCCTTGACAATGTGATCGCAAGGCACAGCCGACTTGGAAAAGCAACAAG GCTTGCTGTTGAGGCTTGGGGCTTGAAGAACTGTACACAGAAGGAGGAATGGTTTAGTGATACTGTCACTGCTGTGGTAGTTCCACACCATATTAACAGTTCTGATATTGTGAAGAGAGCGTGGGCACGATACAATCTGAGCTTAGGGCTTGGTCTTAATAAAGTGGCAGGAAAGGTGTTCAGGATAGGACACCTTGGCAACCTTAATGAT ttgcaattgCTTGGTTGTTTGAGTGGTGTGGAAATGGTACTCAGAGATGTAGGATACCCAGTGAAGCTGGGAAGTGGAGTGGCTGCAGCGGCTGCTTACCTTCAGAACACCATCCCTATGATCTCTTCTCGGATATAA
- the LOC135679262 gene encoding beta-1,2-xylosyltransferase RCN11-like: MSRRRRGLLARTVLFLFALNAASFAVYFLLHPPNRSPTAADPFLPLETLAIRHKNARSTLKSWPSLPSFLPWRPSPAPPLGSCEAYFGHGFSRSVDVLRSSPSDVNGRGWFRCHYSETLRSSVCEGGRIRMDPARILMSDGGEGLDAVIGRGEEEELPRYQPGAFQIDSEGGDGGGDGKRAIDEGFLEKYLPHGAVQYHTMRALMESMRVVGHEQLDCTQWIEEPTVLVTRFEYANLFHTVTDWYSAYVSSRVTGVPNRPNLVFVDGHCKTPLEETWEALFSSVRYAKNFSSPVCFRHAVFAPLGYETALFKGLTEHISCRGTSASDVREDPDVKKTARLSEFGEMLMAAFGILVEKDLPRKSSVNHNVLFVRREDYLAHPRHSGKVESRLSNEQEVLDAIKVWAANQERCKINVVNGLFAHMHVKEQLQAIQEASVVIGAHGAGLTHLVAARQNTRVLEIISSMYRRPHFALISEWKGLEYHAINLAGSYARPAMVIDELSSIISGLGC; encoded by the exons ATGAGTCGGCGGCGGCGAGGGCTGCTGGCCCGCACCGTCCTTTTCCTCTTCGCCCTCAATGCCGCCTCCTTCGCCGTCTACTTCCTCCTCCACCCGCCTAACCGGAGTCCAACCGCCGCCGACCCCTTCCTACCCCTCGAAACCCTAGCGATCCGCCACAAGAACGCCCGATCCACCCTCAAATCATGGCCGTCGCTCCCCTCCTTTCTCCCTTGGAGGCCCTCCCCCGCTCCGCCCCTCGGATCCTGCGAGGCCTACTTCGGCCATGGCTTCTCCCGCAGCGTCGACGTCCTCCGCTCTTCCCCCTCCGATGTCAATGGCAGGGGATGGTTCCGGTGCCACTACAGTGAGACCCTGAGGAGCTCCGTCTGCGAGGGCGGTCGGATTCGGATGGATCCCGCGCGGATCCTAATGTCTGACGGTGGGGAGGGGTTGGACGCCGTGATCGggcgaggagaggaggaggagctcCCCAGGTACCAGCCTGGGGCGTTCCAGATCGACAGCGAAGGTGGCGACGGCGGCGGGGATGGAAAGAGGGCCATAGACGAGGGGTTCCTGGAGAAGTACCTGCCGCATGGTGCGGTGCAGTACCACACGATGCGGGCGCTCATGGAGTCCATGCGGGTGGTCGGCCATGAACAATTGGATTGCACGCAG TGGATTGAAGAACCAACAGTTCTAGTGACACGTTTTGAGTATGCAAATCTTTTTCACACAGTTACCGACTGGTATAGTGCATATGTCAGTTCTAGAGTCACTGGCGTGCCAAATCGTCCTAATCTGGTATTTGTCGATGGTCATTGCAAG ACTCCATTGGAAGAAACTTGGGAAGCACTTTTCTCTAGTGTTAGGTATGCTAAAAACTTCTCAAGTCCAGTTTGTTTTAGACATGCAGTTTTTGCGCCTTTGGGCTATGAAACAGCTTTGTTTAAAGGGCTGACAGAACACATAAGCTGCCGTGGGACGTCTGCTAGTGATGTCCGTGAAGACCCTGATGTTAAAAAAACTGCCCGATTATCTGAATTCGGGGAGATGCTGATGGCAGCTTTTGGCATACTTGTGGAGAAAGATTTGCCGAGGAAGTCATCTGTGAATCATAACGTGCTTTTTGTGCGGCGTGAAGACTATCTGGCGCACCCACGTCATAGTGGAAAAGTCGAATCTAGGCTAAGCAATGAGCAGGAGGTTTTGGACGCAATAAAGGTCTGGGCCGCCAACCAAGAGAGATGCAAAATAAATGTTGTGAATGGTCTCTTTGCGCATATGCACGTGAAAGAGCAACTGCAGGCTATTCAGGAAGCTTCGGTCGTTATTGGGGCGCACGGTGCTGGTCTAACTCACTTGGTTGCGGCAAGACAGAACACCAGAGTTCTTGAAATTATCAGCAGCATGTACAGGCGCCCACATTTTGCCTTGATCTCGGAATGGAAAGGACTGGAGTATCATGCCATCAACCTTGCAGGATCATATGCCAGGCCAGCCATGGTTATCGACGAGCTTAGCAGCATAATAAGTGGTCTTGGTTGCTGA